In Aedes albopictus strain Foshan chromosome 3, AalbF5, whole genome shotgun sequence, the following are encoded in one genomic region:
- the LOC109425912 gene encoding centrosomal protein of 131 kDa isoform X2, with translation MMELSLYGSQINLATRERTTPTNSYQHLAGIGTSPSSSVGGRPGSAFNSSRPFPAHIRRPLSADSQIRRKSSYGGAGGSNSSTSGYLSKRSTSSSSLLKSLLAEPISRYWGSKTLATSGCSGNVVATRSTKHMSKVKSKKRSTVGKKKLVECSSEEETSMDEDTQESNNEAELENIWSRDGMKILPGMDKKPPIPRGVMRKAPVTKKIGNLSMIQSSEPKTDKKVDLPGRVSFSSNDPYEIDYSDYEDNEFTLAKQTVSNGIGQRNSESVYDERRYQEPLSEQPIKPKFNLVKFEEELTSSGCDTKEDKSEKFVKFGSTPESLCDEDDSNKIIEDYKKEIEDINRRREMELKMASTDNSKSYDPKRYTTVEVTETYVEETYRIAAASCTSATEDTDNEIERLRSRPGSGKKDVINEYYECINEIINHQGEKKFQQNTKEDTLRLNLNNESKPVPVDKNFQAIKPAPKLDKNKLDNSSNQIIKNYFKVKEQNFNDLKSVKSNQKNSNLLPKKHGKALDKPKSADAHKSILRNAKKDNAAPKFSAPLCRQESNISEFQMEKVVSWMSCNEDTFPKPYESDPDGGAGGILLGPPIEAKARPITPTTDLNKTDDESNFHYDHGRREMAGSEQTNYDEESLASELPKQKSDFQALKSEVEYRLSNILDSRDSPDSAGEYRHEEQDRDKVKDLLSYLDQVEMKCEKAFKSAVPSESDRSEMEFAAEPDYIETVPKMNDLLEIPVHQLARRVIKLSLRANELSNAMHLSKEHLSNVRSDKMKAVRAEKVAFQNKMKEQKKHYEDIIGRHQEFIDQLIKDKSGLCDKVTQLTRRIESQNQSWEHRLKTELEKAKDTALAAEKIRREKWVRENTKKIKELTVKGLELEINKMTATHQKEIAELKRQHKDEMMCAVSELKLQYEQKEADIRQNLQKERDALIERERQALLERFDKQVSEERAIFEQQRQHLLNEFEIEKERNLKELKNRNQYFETQIHEQKSDNAKNLEFARKEYVQMLKDRENKHKEELAKLQNQLEADFALWKKKHEETAKMAMEERENTVRQQLRVERDQQIDRIVAKVDAETQKYQKDFDAKMNRLKEKHQAEMREQEAAEALLKQKYQDSRAQLAESEATVQNMKSSMKQVELQLSHSKKLCEELLREKETMKTEARKEVQKDLANMQKDREREIERIYCRVQQAIDKKDATIGNLQKEIASLKERCLKQDAIIRQQRIDYCIK, from the exons ATGATGGAACTTAGTTTGTACGGATCACAG ATTAACCTGGCAACGCGCGAGAGAACCACCCCAACCAACAGCTACCAACACTTGGCGGGAATCGGAACGTCACCGTCATCGTCGGTCGGAGGTCGACCCGGTTCGGCGTTCAACAGCAGTCGTCCCTTTCCGGCGCACATCAGACGACCTCTGTCGGCCGATAGTCAGATCCGACGAAAGTCGTCATACGGTGGCGCAGGTGGTAGCAACAGTTCGACTTCGGGATATTTGTCAAAACGTAGCACTTCTTCGTCCAGTTTGTTGAAGTCTTTGCTGGCGGAACCGATTTCGCGGTACTGGGGTTCAAAGACGTTAGCAACGTCCGGGTGCTCCGGCAACGTGGTCGCCACACGATCCACCAAGCACATGTCCAAGGTGAAAAGCAAGAAAAGAAGCACGGTAGGTAAAAAAAAGCTAGTGGAGTGTAGTTCGGAAGAAGAGACCAGCATGGATGAGGACACTCAGGAGTCGAACAACGAGGCGGAGCTAGAGAACATTTGGTCTAGGGATGGAATGAAGATCCTTCCAGGGATGGATAAGAAGCCTCCGATTCCTCGGGGAGTCATGCGGAAGGCTCCGGTGACGAAAAAGATAGGGAACCTGTCGATGATACAGAGTAGTGAACCAAAGACCGATAAAAAGGTCGATTTGCCGGGGAGGGTGTCGTTCAGCTCAAACGACCCCTACGAGATAGACTACAGTGATTACGAAGACAATGAGTTTACGTTAGCGAAGCAGACTGTCTCCAATGGAATAGGCCAACGAAATTCAGAGTCTGTATACGACGAACGGAGATATCAGGAGCCGTTGTCGGAACAACCGATCAAGCCAAAGTttaatttggtgaaatttgaagagGAACTGACCAGTTCTGGTTGTGATACAAAAGAGGATAAGTCTGAGAAGTTTGTCAAATTTGGTTCAACGCCAGAGTCGCTCTGTGATGAAGACGACTCGAACAAGATCATAGAGGATTACAAAAAGGAGATCGAAGATATCAACAGGCGAAGAGAGATGGAACTCAAGATGGCATCAACAGATAACTCAAAGTCCTATGATCCGAAACGGTACACAACTGTTGAGGTTACGGAAACATATGTGGAAGAAACGTACAGGATAGCAGCAGCAAGTTGTACAAGTGCTACCGAAGATACCGATAATGAAATTGAGAGGCTTCGTAGTAGACCAGGAAGCGGTAAGAAGGATGTGATAAACGAGTACTATGAATGCATCAACGAGATTATCAACCATCAAGGAGagaagaaattccaacaaaacACCAAAGAAGATACTCTACGTCTAAATTTGAATAACGAATCAAAGCCTGTTCCAGTGGATAAGAATTTCCAAGCGATCAAACCTGCTCCAAAGCTAGATAAGAACAAACTGGACAACAGCTCTAATCAAATCATCAAGAACTATTTCAAAGTGAAGGAGCAAAATTTCAACGATCTGAAATCGGTGAAATCCAATCAAAAGAACAGTAACTTGCTCCCTAAAAAGCATGGTAAAGCTCTGGATAAACCCAAATCTGCCGATGCGCACAAATCGATCTTGAGAAATGCTAAGAAAGACAATGCCGCACCTAAGTTTTCCGCTCCCCTATGTCGGCAGGAGAGCAACATTTCGGAATTCCAGATGGAGAAGGTCGTCAGTTGGATGTCGTGCaacgaagacacctttccgaaacCGTACGAAAGCGATCCGGACGGCGGTGCTGGCGGAATATTATTGGGACCACCGATTGAAGCCAAAGCACGACCCATAACTCCTACGACTGACTTGAACAAGACTGACGATGAATCGAACTTTCACTATGACCATGGGCGGCGGGAGATGGCCGGCAGCGAACAGACCAACTACGATGAAGAATCGTTGGCGAGTGAACTACCCAAGCAGAAGTCGG ATTTTCAAGCCCTAAAGAGCGAGGTGGAATACCGACTGAGCAACATACTGGATTCGCGTGACTCGCCGGACAGTGCAGGCGAGTACCGTCACGAAGAACAGGACAGGGATAAAGTGAAGGATCTGCTTTCCTATCTCGATCAGGTCGAGATGAAATGCGAGAAAGCCTTCAAGTCGGCCGTCCCGTCGGAGTCGGACAGGTCTGAGATGGAATTTGCTGCCGAACCGGACTACATCGAAACCGTTCCGAA AATGAACGACCTACTGGAGATCCCCGTGCACCAACTGGCCAGACGGGTCATCAAACTATCTCTTCGTGCCAACGAACTGAGCAACGCGATGCACCTTTCCAAGGAACACCTCTCGAACGTACGATCGGACAAGATGAAGGCGGTCCGAGCGGAAAAAGTCGCGTTCCAAAACAAGATGAAAGAACAGAAGAAACACTACGAAGACATCATCGGTCGTCATCAGGAATTTATCGATCAGCTGATCAAGGACAAGTCCGGCCTGTGCGATAAGGTTACGCAGCTGACGAGAAGAATCGAGTCGCAGAACCAAAGCTGGGAGCACCGACTGAAAACGGAGCTGGAGAAAGCGAAGGATACGGCGTTGGCGGCGGAGAAAATTCGAAGGGAGAAATGGGTCAGGGAGAATACCAAGAAGATCAAGGAGCTTACTGTGAAAGGGTTGGAGTTGGAAATTAATAAAATGACGGCAACTCATCAGAAGGAAATCGCAGAGCTGAAACGACAGCACAAGGATGAAATGATGTGTGCCGTGTCGGAGCTCAAGCTACAGTATGAGCAGAAGGAAGCCGACATCAGGCAGAATCTCCAAAAGGAACGGGACGCGTTGATCGAAAGGGAGCGGCAAGCGTTGCTGGAACGATTCGACAAGCAAGTCAGCGAGGAGCGAGCGATTTTCGAACAGCAGCGGCAACATCTGCTGAATGAATTTGAGATCGAAAAGGAACGCAATCTTAAGGAACTAAAGAATCGAAATCAGTATTTCGAAACGCAGATACACGAACAGAAGAGTGACAATGCCAAGAATTTGGAATTCGCTCGCAAGGAATACGTGCAGATGCTGAAGGACCGTGAGAATAAACATAAG GAGGAACTGGCCAAACTGCAAAACCAGCTCGAGGCTGATTTTGCCCTTTGGAAAAAGAAGCACGAGGAAACTGCCAAAATGGCGATGGAAGAGCGGGAGAATACAGTCAGGCAGCAGTTGCGCGTTGAACGAGATCAGCAAATCGATCGAATCGTGGCCAAGGTGGACGCAGAAACGCAGAAGTATCAGAAGGATTTCGACGCCAAGATGAA CCGCCTGAAGGAGAAACACCAGGCGGAGATGCGTGAACAAGAGGCAGCCGAAGCACTGCTCAAGCAAAAGTATCAGGATTCACGGGCTCAGCTGGCGGAAAGTGAGGCGACCGTTCAGAATATGAAATCGTCGATGAAGCAGGTGGAGTTGCAGCTAAGTCACTCGAAGAAGCTGTGCGAAGAGTTGTTGCGCGAGAAGGAAACCATGAAAACCGAAGCGCGCAAGGAGGTTCAGAAGGATTTGGCCAACATGCAGAAGGATCGTGAACGGGAGATTGAGAGGATATATTGCAG AGTTCAACAAGCAATAGATAAGAAGGATGCCACTATTGGGAACTTACAGAAGGAGATAGCATCCCTCAAAGAGAGATGCCTGAAGCAAGATGCTATCATTCGGCAGCAACGCATAGACTATTGTATAAAGTAG
- the LOC109425912 gene encoding centrosomal protein of 131 kDa isoform X1, whose product MMELSLYGSQVRLLSHIFEVEKSHSSPNQFHLSGLPFVCVPQINLATRERTTPTNSYQHLAGIGTSPSSSVGGRPGSAFNSSRPFPAHIRRPLSADSQIRRKSSYGGAGGSNSSTSGYLSKRSTSSSSLLKSLLAEPISRYWGSKTLATSGCSGNVVATRSTKHMSKVKSKKRSTVGKKKLVECSSEEETSMDEDTQESNNEAELENIWSRDGMKILPGMDKKPPIPRGVMRKAPVTKKIGNLSMIQSSEPKTDKKVDLPGRVSFSSNDPYEIDYSDYEDNEFTLAKQTVSNGIGQRNSESVYDERRYQEPLSEQPIKPKFNLVKFEEELTSSGCDTKEDKSEKFVKFGSTPESLCDEDDSNKIIEDYKKEIEDINRRREMELKMASTDNSKSYDPKRYTTVEVTETYVEETYRIAAASCTSATEDTDNEIERLRSRPGSGKKDVINEYYECINEIINHQGEKKFQQNTKEDTLRLNLNNESKPVPVDKNFQAIKPAPKLDKNKLDNSSNQIIKNYFKVKEQNFNDLKSVKSNQKNSNLLPKKHGKALDKPKSADAHKSILRNAKKDNAAPKFSAPLCRQESNISEFQMEKVVSWMSCNEDTFPKPYESDPDGGAGGILLGPPIEAKARPITPTTDLNKTDDESNFHYDHGRREMAGSEQTNYDEESLASELPKQKSDFQALKSEVEYRLSNILDSRDSPDSAGEYRHEEQDRDKVKDLLSYLDQVEMKCEKAFKSAVPSESDRSEMEFAAEPDYIETVPKMNDLLEIPVHQLARRVIKLSLRANELSNAMHLSKEHLSNVRSDKMKAVRAEKVAFQNKMKEQKKHYEDIIGRHQEFIDQLIKDKSGLCDKVTQLTRRIESQNQSWEHRLKTELEKAKDTALAAEKIRREKWVRENTKKIKELTVKGLELEINKMTATHQKEIAELKRQHKDEMMCAVSELKLQYEQKEADIRQNLQKERDALIERERQALLERFDKQVSEERAIFEQQRQHLLNEFEIEKERNLKELKNRNQYFETQIHEQKSDNAKNLEFARKEYVQMLKDRENKHKEELAKLQNQLEADFALWKKKHEETAKMAMEERENTVRQQLRVERDQQIDRIVAKVDAETQKYQKDFDAKMNRLKEKHQAEMREQEAAEALLKQKYQDSRAQLAESEATVQNMKSSMKQVELQLSHSKKLCEELLREKETMKTEARKEVQKDLANMQKDREREIERIYCRVQQAIDKKDATIGNLQKEIASLKERCLKQDAIIRQQRIDYCIK is encoded by the exons ATGATGGAACTTAGTTTGTACGGATCACAGGTGCGACTATTGAGTCATATTTTTGAAGTTGAAAAGTCTCACTCCAGTCCCAATCAATTTCACCTTTCGGGGCTTCCATTTGTTTGTGTACCGCAGATTAACCTGGCAACGCGCGAGAGAACCACCCCAACCAACAGCTACCAACACTTGGCGGGAATCGGAACGTCACCGTCATCGTCGGTCGGAGGTCGACCCGGTTCGGCGTTCAACAGCAGTCGTCCCTTTCCGGCGCACATCAGACGACCTCTGTCGGCCGATAGTCAGATCCGACGAAAGTCGTCATACGGTGGCGCAGGTGGTAGCAACAGTTCGACTTCGGGATATTTGTCAAAACGTAGCACTTCTTCGTCCAGTTTGTTGAAGTCTTTGCTGGCGGAACCGATTTCGCGGTACTGGGGTTCAAAGACGTTAGCAACGTCCGGGTGCTCCGGCAACGTGGTCGCCACACGATCCACCAAGCACATGTCCAAGGTGAAAAGCAAGAAAAGAAGCACGGTAGGTAAAAAAAAGCTAGTGGAGTGTAGTTCGGAAGAAGAGACCAGCATGGATGAGGACACTCAGGAGTCGAACAACGAGGCGGAGCTAGAGAACATTTGGTCTAGGGATGGAATGAAGATCCTTCCAGGGATGGATAAGAAGCCTCCGATTCCTCGGGGAGTCATGCGGAAGGCTCCGGTGACGAAAAAGATAGGGAACCTGTCGATGATACAGAGTAGTGAACCAAAGACCGATAAAAAGGTCGATTTGCCGGGGAGGGTGTCGTTCAGCTCAAACGACCCCTACGAGATAGACTACAGTGATTACGAAGACAATGAGTTTACGTTAGCGAAGCAGACTGTCTCCAATGGAATAGGCCAACGAAATTCAGAGTCTGTATACGACGAACGGAGATATCAGGAGCCGTTGTCGGAACAACCGATCAAGCCAAAGTttaatttggtgaaatttgaagagGAACTGACCAGTTCTGGTTGTGATACAAAAGAGGATAAGTCTGAGAAGTTTGTCAAATTTGGTTCAACGCCAGAGTCGCTCTGTGATGAAGACGACTCGAACAAGATCATAGAGGATTACAAAAAGGAGATCGAAGATATCAACAGGCGAAGAGAGATGGAACTCAAGATGGCATCAACAGATAACTCAAAGTCCTATGATCCGAAACGGTACACAACTGTTGAGGTTACGGAAACATATGTGGAAGAAACGTACAGGATAGCAGCAGCAAGTTGTACAAGTGCTACCGAAGATACCGATAATGAAATTGAGAGGCTTCGTAGTAGACCAGGAAGCGGTAAGAAGGATGTGATAAACGAGTACTATGAATGCATCAACGAGATTATCAACCATCAAGGAGagaagaaattccaacaaaacACCAAAGAAGATACTCTACGTCTAAATTTGAATAACGAATCAAAGCCTGTTCCAGTGGATAAGAATTTCCAAGCGATCAAACCTGCTCCAAAGCTAGATAAGAACAAACTGGACAACAGCTCTAATCAAATCATCAAGAACTATTTCAAAGTGAAGGAGCAAAATTTCAACGATCTGAAATCGGTGAAATCCAATCAAAAGAACAGTAACTTGCTCCCTAAAAAGCATGGTAAAGCTCTGGATAAACCCAAATCTGCCGATGCGCACAAATCGATCTTGAGAAATGCTAAGAAAGACAATGCCGCACCTAAGTTTTCCGCTCCCCTATGTCGGCAGGAGAGCAACATTTCGGAATTCCAGATGGAGAAGGTCGTCAGTTGGATGTCGTGCaacgaagacacctttccgaaacCGTACGAAAGCGATCCGGACGGCGGTGCTGGCGGAATATTATTGGGACCACCGATTGAAGCCAAAGCACGACCCATAACTCCTACGACTGACTTGAACAAGACTGACGATGAATCGAACTTTCACTATGACCATGGGCGGCGGGAGATGGCCGGCAGCGAACAGACCAACTACGATGAAGAATCGTTGGCGAGTGAACTACCCAAGCAGAAGTCGG ATTTTCAAGCCCTAAAGAGCGAGGTGGAATACCGACTGAGCAACATACTGGATTCGCGTGACTCGCCGGACAGTGCAGGCGAGTACCGTCACGAAGAACAGGACAGGGATAAAGTGAAGGATCTGCTTTCCTATCTCGATCAGGTCGAGATGAAATGCGAGAAAGCCTTCAAGTCGGCCGTCCCGTCGGAGTCGGACAGGTCTGAGATGGAATTTGCTGCCGAACCGGACTACATCGAAACCGTTCCGAA AATGAACGACCTACTGGAGATCCCCGTGCACCAACTGGCCAGACGGGTCATCAAACTATCTCTTCGTGCCAACGAACTGAGCAACGCGATGCACCTTTCCAAGGAACACCTCTCGAACGTACGATCGGACAAGATGAAGGCGGTCCGAGCGGAAAAAGTCGCGTTCCAAAACAAGATGAAAGAACAGAAGAAACACTACGAAGACATCATCGGTCGTCATCAGGAATTTATCGATCAGCTGATCAAGGACAAGTCCGGCCTGTGCGATAAGGTTACGCAGCTGACGAGAAGAATCGAGTCGCAGAACCAAAGCTGGGAGCACCGACTGAAAACGGAGCTGGAGAAAGCGAAGGATACGGCGTTGGCGGCGGAGAAAATTCGAAGGGAGAAATGGGTCAGGGAGAATACCAAGAAGATCAAGGAGCTTACTGTGAAAGGGTTGGAGTTGGAAATTAATAAAATGACGGCAACTCATCAGAAGGAAATCGCAGAGCTGAAACGACAGCACAAGGATGAAATGATGTGTGCCGTGTCGGAGCTCAAGCTACAGTATGAGCAGAAGGAAGCCGACATCAGGCAGAATCTCCAAAAGGAACGGGACGCGTTGATCGAAAGGGAGCGGCAAGCGTTGCTGGAACGATTCGACAAGCAAGTCAGCGAGGAGCGAGCGATTTTCGAACAGCAGCGGCAACATCTGCTGAATGAATTTGAGATCGAAAAGGAACGCAATCTTAAGGAACTAAAGAATCGAAATCAGTATTTCGAAACGCAGATACACGAACAGAAGAGTGACAATGCCAAGAATTTGGAATTCGCTCGCAAGGAATACGTGCAGATGCTGAAGGACCGTGAGAATAAACATAAG GAGGAACTGGCCAAACTGCAAAACCAGCTCGAGGCTGATTTTGCCCTTTGGAAAAAGAAGCACGAGGAAACTGCCAAAATGGCGATGGAAGAGCGGGAGAATACAGTCAGGCAGCAGTTGCGCGTTGAACGAGATCAGCAAATCGATCGAATCGTGGCCAAGGTGGACGCAGAAACGCAGAAGTATCAGAAGGATTTCGACGCCAAGATGAA CCGCCTGAAGGAGAAACACCAGGCGGAGATGCGTGAACAAGAGGCAGCCGAAGCACTGCTCAAGCAAAAGTATCAGGATTCACGGGCTCAGCTGGCGGAAAGTGAGGCGACCGTTCAGAATATGAAATCGTCGATGAAGCAGGTGGAGTTGCAGCTAAGTCACTCGAAGAAGCTGTGCGAAGAGTTGTTGCGCGAGAAGGAAACCATGAAAACCGAAGCGCGCAAGGAGGTTCAGAAGGATTTGGCCAACATGCAGAAGGATCGTGAACGGGAGATTGAGAGGATATATTGCAG AGTTCAACAAGCAATAGATAAGAAGGATGCCACTATTGGGAACTTACAGAAGGAGATAGCATCCCTCAAAGAGAGATGCCTGAAGCAAGATGCTATCATTCGGCAGCAACGCATAGACTATTGTATAAAGTAG